The Mesotoga sp. UBA6090 DNA segment TACAAAGACAAGCTTTCGACCCTTAAGGCTGCCTAGACTCTCCTCGATCGTCATGAAATCTGCGAGGATTTGAGTCGGGTGGTACAGGTCAGTAAGACCGTTGTAGACAGGGACCCCTGACCACTGTGAGAGCACTTCAACTGTTTCCTGTTTGAAGCCTCTGAACGCTATCGCATCGAACATTCTTCCAAGGACTCTTGCAGTATCCTTCAGATCCTCTTTGACTCCAAGGTGAATGTCGTCTTTTGAGAGAAATACCGCGTGCCCTCCCTCTTCTCCGAAAGAAGTCTCGAAGGCAGTTCTTGTCCTTGTGGACCGCTTCTCAAATACAATTGCCAGTGTCTTGCCGGCGAATCTACTGGTCGGTGTTCCAGCCCGTTTCTCTACCTTCACCTGTCTTGCTATGTCCAGTAGATAGCGGATCTCATCGCTGGTGAAATCAAGCAGTGTCAAAAAGCTTTTTCCTTTAAGGTTTACGCCCATCTTAACCCTCCTTGTTTTGGTTATCTCTAATATAATACATATATAAGTCATTGCTTTCAATTGTGTTTATGGGCGCGAGGAAACGTAGACTAAACCGTATCACAACAATGCGGTGTTATGCTTTTGTATGCTAAAGTATATTGCTCTAATTTGGAGGTGACCTGTGTTCAAGGAAAAGTTGGAGAGCACAATAAATCGCTTGTTAGAAGAGTTCGGTTTAAAAGAAGAGGAAGTCGATTTTAAGATTGAGATACCTCCCGAAGGATACGGTGACCTCTCGACCAATGTTGCCTTCATTCTATCAAGATCTCTGAAGAGGAATCCCAGAGAAATCGCTGTTTCGATTTCCGAAGAGCTACGAAAAGAATCGGATTACAGTAGAGTTGAGGTGGCCGGGCCCGGGTTCATCAACGTCGATTTTTCCATAGATTATCTTTCTTCTGTACTGGCCAAGATCTTTGAACAACCAGGCTTCTGGAAAAAACAGGGCGAAACAAATATTCAGTTCGAATTTGCGAGCGCCAATCCAACAGGGCCTTTTACGGTTGGTCATGGACGTCAGGCTGTGTTCGGAGATGTTCTCTGCAGGGTCTTCTCTTCAAGAGGTTTCAGGGTTCAGAAAGAGATGTATATAAATGACGCTGGCCGACAGATAGGGCTTCTTGGCAGATCTTTGTGGGTAAGGTACAATCATCTCCTGGGCCGGGAAGAAGAACTTCCCGAGGATGGTTATCAAGGCGAGTACCTGGTTGAGATTGCGAAAGGACTGGTAGATGAAGTTGGTGAACGCTTCAAAGGGAGCTGGAACGACGAATCAGAAAGTTTCTTCAAGAAATATGCGCTTGAAAAGATGCTTGAAGACATTTTGGGAACCTTGAAGAAGCTGAGAGTGGATTTCGATAATGTCTTCTATGAGAGTTCTCTTATTGAAGACGGAACAGTTGAATTCGTTATCAAATCTCTCGAAGGTAAGGGGTTGATATACGAGTCTGAAGGAGCACGATGGCTTAAGGTATCGAGCTTTGTGGAAGATGATGACAAGGTTCTAGTTAGATCAAACGGTACCAACACTTACTTCATGACAGATATTGCTTACCATTACAACAAGCACGAGAGGAAGTTCAAGAAAGTCTTCGACATCTGGGGTGCAGATCACATGGGACACATACCCAGAATGAAAGCAGCGATGAAAGCTCTCGATATAGATGATGATTTTCTAAACGTGATTATTCACCAGTATGTGAACCTCAAAAGAGAGGGCGAAGTCGTGAAGATGTCAACAAGAAGAGGAGAATTCACGACACTTGACGAGTTGGTTGAGGCTGTTGGGGTCGATTCAACAAGGTATTTCTTCGCAATGTTTGATCCCGATACACACATGCTTTTTGATATTGATCTCGCCAGACAGAAATCAAATGACAATCCGGTATTCTACGTCCAATATGCCAACGCAAGAATCAGCAATGTCTTTAGGACTGCAGATGAGAAGAATGTGGCAATATCAGCGAGTTCGTTGAAGTTGCTTAATACTCAGGAAGACAGAAAAATCATCAAGCTATTGACCATCTTCCCTGAGATTCTAGATTCTATAGTGACAGACTACAGGACAAATCGTCTGACGTCTTATCTGGAGGATCTATCAAGGGCATTTCACGGATACTACAACAAGAACATCATCGTTGATCCCGAGAATCCTGCTCTGTCCGGAGCCCGATTGGCAATGTGCAAGGCTCTGCAAAACATTTTGAAAGCCGGGTTAGGGCTTCTTGGAGTAGAAGCTCCCGATAGTATGTGATGGAAGAACTGAAGATAGAGAAGCTTATTGCCGGAGGGTACTCTCTTGCCAGAACGAGAGAAGGTAAGGTTGCGTTGCTGGACGGAGGTTACCCCGGGGAAGTGGTTCTTGCAAGCCGAAGCGTTGGAAAGAACGACTTCCATCTGATGAAAACCGAGAGGATCGTAACCCCCTCGAATTCAAGACGGGAAAGACTATGCAGAAGTTTTCCAGTCTGCGGCGGATGTGACTGGCAGACGCTCGAGTATTCTCAACAGCTCAATTGGAAAAGAGAGATAATTCGAGAGCAGTTCAGCAGAGTTGGAAAGATCAAACTTGATAACTTTGA contains these protein-coding regions:
- the argF gene encoding ornithine carbamoyltransferase, giving the protein MGVNLKGKSFLTLLDFTSDEIRYLLDIARQVKVEKRAGTPTSRFAGKTLAIVFEKRSTRTRTAFETSFGEEGGHAVFLSKDDIHLGVKEDLKDTARVLGRMFDAIAFRGFKQETVEVLSQWSGVPVYNGLTDLYHPTQILADFMTIEESLGSLKGRKLVFVGDSRNNMANSLMIGSAKMGLHFVACGPKSLHTDPAIVDKCKEIAKVSGAKVEVTEDIEKALMDADAVYTDVWASMGEEAKLQERIALLKPYQVNGEMMRKTGKTESIFLHCLPAVKGNEVTEDVFESPVSKVFEEAENRKHTIKAVMIATLL
- the argS gene encoding arginine--tRNA ligase; protein product: MFKEKLESTINRLLEEFGLKEEEVDFKIEIPPEGYGDLSTNVAFILSRSLKRNPREIAVSISEELRKESDYSRVEVAGPGFINVDFSIDYLSSVLAKIFEQPGFWKKQGETNIQFEFASANPTGPFTVGHGRQAVFGDVLCRVFSSRGFRVQKEMYINDAGRQIGLLGRSLWVRYNHLLGREEELPEDGYQGEYLVEIAKGLVDEVGERFKGSWNDESESFFKKYALEKMLEDILGTLKKLRVDFDNVFYESSLIEDGTVEFVIKSLEGKGLIYESEGARWLKVSSFVEDDDKVLVRSNGTNTYFMTDIAYHYNKHERKFKKVFDIWGADHMGHIPRMKAAMKALDIDDDFLNVIIHQYVNLKREGEVVKMSTRRGEFTTLDELVEAVGVDSTRYFFAMFDPDTHMLFDIDLARQKSNDNPVFYVQYANARISNVFRTADEKNVAISASSLKLLNTQEDRKIIKLLTIFPEILDSIVTDYRTNRLTSYLEDLSRAFHGYYNKNIIVDPENPALSGARLAMCKALQNILKAGLGLLGVEAPDSM